DNA from Stutzerimonas decontaminans:
TACCTGTTCCATTTGCAGCATTTGTTGCTGGCTCTGCTCGTGGGCCTGACCGGACAGCTGGCTGAGCGAGCGAGAGGAATGGTCCAGCGCCCCAGCAGTTTCGAACAACTGGCCAACGACGGTGCGCAGCTTTTGCGTGAATTGATTGAAATCACGGCCGAGGGCAGTCAATTCGTCGTTGCCGGATACGTCCAGCGTGCGGGTCAGGTCGGCCTCACCACTCGCGATATTCGCCATTGCAGCCATGGTGTGGCGAAGGGGGCGCACGATGCTACGGATCAGGATCGCCACCAGCACGGCCATGATCGCCGAGATAAACAGACCTATCAGGGAGAAACGAGTCAGGTAGTTCCAGAATTCCTGCTCGACGTCATCTACGTAGATGCCTGAGCCGATGATCCAGCCCCAGGGCTTGAACAGCTGCACGTAGGAGATCTTCGGCACAGGGTCTTCTTCGCCGGGCTTGGCCCACATGTAGTCGACCAGGCCAGCCCCGTCGCGCTGGGCGATCTTGACCATCTCGTTGAACAGTTCCTTGCCTTCCGGGTCCTTGATCTTCGATAGATCCTGGCCGTCGAGCTTCGGCTGCATTGGATGCATGATCATGGTCGGGCCCAGATCGTTGATCCAGAAATAGTCCTGGCCGTCGTAGCGCAGCAGGCGAACCTGTTCGATGGCCGCCTGCTGAGCCTCGGCTGTACTCATGGCGCCGCTGGTTTCCAGCTTGCGGTAGTGCTCGAAAACACCGGAGGCCGCCTCAACTACGTTCCGTGTTGCCTCTTGCTTGCCGCGATACAAGTCGGAGCGGACTTGCTGAATCATCAGCACGCCGAGAATGAACAGCATGACGATGGCGACCACGGGGATCAGCCAAAGGCGCTTGCTGATAGGAACATTTCGCAGCAGATTCATGGATAGGGCTCCAGGTGGTGTTTCTTATCGTTCTTTATCGCTGGTCGGTGGTAGGGCAGTTCACCCCGACCTCTTCGTACCGGTCGTGCCACGGCACTCTGTATAGCTTTTCGGCCGGGCGTGGCTAAAAATGAGCGCCTTTTTCGTCTGCCGTGGAATTTAGTTCGCTTGAACAAGTCAGAACAGCCGGCCAGATGGCTTTCTGACATATACCTTGGTTGCATTGAGCCGCGATGGACTGCATCGCTTTAGGGGAATAGATGGATGTTTGGGTTGCGATTCAGGCGCTGATTTTGGGTGTGGTGGAGGGTGTAACCGAGTTTCTGCCGGTTTCCAGCACGGGCCACCAGATCATCGTTGCGGATCTGATAGGTTTTGGTGGCGAGCGGGCGCTGGCCTTCAACATCATCATTCAGCTGGGCGCGATTCTCGCGGTGATATGGGAATACCGGCGCAAGATCATCGACGTAGTTGTGGGTCTGCCCAAGGAGCGTCAGGCGCAGAAATTCACGATCAATCTGTTGATCGCTTTCATGCCGGCAGTAGTGCTCGGCGTCGCCTTTGCCGACCTGATCCACGAGTATCTGTTCAACCCCATCACCGTCGCCACTGCTCTGGTGCTGGGCGGCATCGTCATGCTCTGGGCCGAGCGGCGCGATCACGCGATTCGCGCCGAGACTGTCGACGACATGAACTGGTCGCTGGCATTGAAAGTTGGCTTCGCCCAGTGCCTGGCGCTGGTGCCTGGTACATCGCGTTCGGGATCGACCATCATCGGCGGATTGCTGTTTGGGCTGTCGCGCAAGGCGGCGACTGAGTTCTCCTTCTTCCTGGCCATGCCAACCATGGTGGGCGCGGCGGTGTACTCGGGCTACAAGTACCGCGACCTGTTTCAGCCTGGTGATTTTGCGGTGTTCGCCATCGGCTTCGTTACCTCATTCATCTTCGCGATGCTTGCGGTGCGGGCGTTGCTCAAGTTCATCGGCAACCACAGCTACGCGGCGTTCGCCTGGTACCGGATCGGCTTTGGCCTGCTGATTCTGGCCACCTGGCAACTCGGTCTAATCGACTGGACCAGCGTCCAGGCCTGATCCACCGGATCGATGGCTTTGCCTTCGTTTGGGTGATGGCGCGCACAGGCGCGCCTGGCTTTGCCATAGTGGATCTCCAGCAGGAGGCCACATGACCGCTACCGCCGAACATTTCCAGCTTGACCTGAACGGTATCTCTCTCAGCGCTGTATAGCGCCGGCCCGGAACAGGGCAGGCCGGTGTGGCTCCTGCATGGCTTTCCCGAGTGCTGGTATTCATGGCGCAATCAGATCGATTCGCTCGTGGCGGCTGGTTATCGCGTGTTCGTCCCGGAGATGCGCGGCTACGGGCGCAGCAGTGCGCCGGCTGAGGTTGCCGCCTATGACGTGCTGACGCTGTGCGGCGATATTCGGGCGGCCATGGATCACTTCGGTCATCGGCAGGCCGCGCTGGTAGGGCATGACTGGGGTGCGATGGTCGCCTGGTATCTCGCGTTGCTGGAGCCGGAGCGGGTCACTACGCTGGTGACCATGTCGGTGCCGTTCGCGGGAAGACCGCGGCGGCCTGCGACCGAGATCATGCGCGAGGCCAGCGGTGATCGTTTTAACTACATCCTCTATTTCCAGCAGTCCGGTCGCGCCGAGCGTGAGCTGGATGCAGATGTCGATCGTACTCTGCGCCTGCTGATGTACTACCAGGAGCGAAACCTGCTGCTGCAGGAAAAGTCAGCCGACGGCACGCTGTTTGAAAACGACATGCAGGCGGGCCCGTTGCCCGAGTGGTGCTCCGAAGACGACTTCGCCGTATATCGGCAGGCCTTTGCTAAGCAAGGCTTTCGCGGCGCACTGAACTGGTATCGCAACTTCGAACGCAACTGGCAGGTCACCGCGCCACTGCAGGGGCGCAAGATCACCCAGCCGACCATGTTTCTGATCGGCGACCACGATCCGGTAGGCGAGCTTGAGGCCTATACGCTGAAGATGATGCCGGAGTGGGTACCGGACCTGGAGCAGCACCTGCTGGCGCCGTGCGGCCACTGGATTCAGAACGAGCAGGCGGAGCGGGTAAACGCGTTGCTGCTGGATTTTCTGGCGCGGCGCTTTGTGGGCTGATGCGAGGGGCCTGCTGCTCTGGTTGAGCGCTTTCTCATCCACCGGGCCGGCGCCCAGCGGATGAAGCGGCAACAGCGGCCGGCAAGGCCGCTTCATCAATCGCAGAAGGTCAGACGATTACGCCCTGGCTGCGCAGGTAGTCATCGTAGCTGCCGCTGAAGTCGGTCACGCCGTTTTCGGAAAGTTCGATGATGCGGGTCGCCAGCGAGCTGACGAACTCACGGTCGTGGCTGACGAAGATCAGCGTGCCCGGGTAGTTCTCCAGTGCCAGGTTGAGTGCCTCGATGGATTCCATGTCGAGGTGGTTGGTCGGTTCGTCCATCACCAGCACGTTGGGCTTCTGCAGAATCAGCTTGCCGAACAGCATGCGACCCTGCTCGCCACCGGAGATGACCTTCACCGACTTGAGTATCTCGTCATTGGAGAACAGCATGCGGCCGAGGGTGCCGCGCACCAGCTGCTCGCCGCCCTGGGTCCACTGACCCATCCAGTCGAACAGGCTGACGTCGTCCTCGAAGTCGTGGGCGTGGTCCTGGGCGTAATAGCCGTAGTCGGCGCTTTCGGTCCACTTGACGCTACCGCTGTCCGGAGTCAGCTCGCCGACCAGGGTGCGCAGCAGGGTGGTTTTGCCGATACCGTTCGGACCGATGATCGCCACGCGCTCGCCGGCCTCGACGGTGAAGCTGAAGTTCTTGAACAGCTCCTTGTCGTCGAACGCCTTGGACAGACGCTCCACGGTCACCGCCTGGCGGTGCAGCTTCTTGGTCTGCTCGAAGCGGATGAACGGGCTGATACGGCTGGACGGCTTGACCTCGGCCAGCTGGATCTTGTCGATCTGCTTGGCGCGGCTGGTGGCCTGCTTGGCCTTGGAGGCGTTCGCCGAGAAGCGGCTGACGAAGGTCTGCAGTTCGGCGATCTGTGCCTTTTTCTTGGCGTTGTCCGACAGCAGCTGCTCGCGCGACTGGGTCGCGGCGGTCATGTACTCGTCGTAGTTGCCCGGGAACAGGCGCAGCTCGCCGTAGTCCAGGTCGGCCATGTGGGTGCAGACCGAGTTGAGGAAGTGGCGGTCGTGGGAGATGATGATCATGGTGCTGTTACGCGCCGTCAGAATCGTTTCCAGCCAGCGGATGGTGTTGATGTCCAGGTGGTTGGTCGGTTCGTCCAGCAGCAGCACATCTGGATCGGAGAACAGCGCCTGGGCCAGCAGCACACGCAGCTTCCAGCCGGGAGCGACTTCGCTCATCGGGCCAAAGTGCTGCTCCAGCGGAATAC
Protein-coding regions in this window:
- a CDS encoding ABC-F family ATPase, translating into MISTANITMQFGAKPLFENVSVKFGGGNRYGLIGANGCGKSTFMKILGGDLEPSAGQVMLEPNVRLGKLRQDQFAYEEFNVIDTVIMGHEDLWKVKAERDRIYSLPEMSEEDGMKVGELEGEFAEMDGYTAESRAGELLLGLGIPLEQHFGPMSEVAPGWKLRVLLAQALFSDPDVLLLDEPTNHLDINTIRWLETILTARNSTMIIISHDRHFLNSVCTHMADLDYGELRLFPGNYDEYMTAATQSREQLLSDNAKKKAQIAELQTFVSRFSANASKAKQATSRAKQIDKIQLAEVKPSSRISPFIRFEQTKKLHRQAVTVERLSKAFDDKELFKNFSFTVEAGERVAIIGPNGIGKTTLLRTLVGELTPDSGSVKWTESADYGYYAQDHAHDFEDDVSLFDWMGQWTQGGEQLVRGTLGRMLFSNDEILKSVKVISGGEQGRMLFGKLILQKPNVLVMDEPTNHLDMESIEALNLALENYPGTLIFVSHDREFVSSLATRIIELSENGVTDFSGSYDDYLRSQGVIV
- a CDS encoding methyl-accepting chemotaxis protein; its protein translation is MNLLRNVPISKRLWLIPVVAIVMLFILGVLMIQQVRSDLYRGKQEATRNVVEAASGVFEHYRKLETSGAMSTAEAQQAAIEQVRLLRYDGQDYFWINDLGPTMIMHPMQPKLDGQDLSKIKDPEGKELFNEMVKIAQRDGAGLVDYMWAKPGEEDPVPKISYVQLFKPWGWIIGSGIYVDDVEQEFWNYLTRFSLIGLFISAIMAVLVAILIRSIVRPLRHTMAAMANIASGEADLTRTLDVSGNDELTALGRDFNQFTQKLRTVVGQLFETAGALDHSSRSLSQLSGQAHEQSQQQMLQMEQVATAINEVTYAVQEVAKNAEHASSEVGSAENQAGQGQRNIETSLQQIDELSATIGQAVDVIQSLADETTKIGSVLEVIGSIAEQTNLLALNAAIEAARAGEQGRGFAVVADEVRLLAQRTQQSTAEIHSMIERLQKNSGAAVNVIMESNRASQLTVEQASQAGESLGEIAQALRNLSGLNASIASATLQQSHVVEDINQNVTQAAGLAQESTLAAEQSSEAGKRLGELANQLNRLLSQFRV
- a CDS encoding undecaprenyl-diphosphate phosphatase encodes the protein MDVWVAIQALILGVVEGVTEFLPVSSTGHQIIVADLIGFGGERALAFNIIIQLGAILAVIWEYRRKIIDVVVGLPKERQAQKFTINLLIAFMPAVVLGVAFADLIHEYLFNPITVATALVLGGIVMLWAERRDHAIRAETVDDMNWSLALKVGFAQCLALVPGTSRSGSTIIGGLLFGLSRKAATEFSFFLAMPTMVGAAVYSGYKYRDLFQPGDFAVFAIGFVTSFIFAMLAVRALLKFIGNHSYAAFAWYRIGFGLLILATWQLGLIDWTSVQA